From the genome of Impatiens glandulifera chromosome 9, dImpGla2.1, whole genome shotgun sequence, one region includes:
- the LOC124915716 gene encoding monothiol glutaredoxin-S2: MERVTKMVAERPVVIFSKSSCCMCYTVKTLLSEFGVNPAIHELDEIPRGREIEQALTRLGCNPSFPAVFIGGELVGGASEIMSLHLKRALIPMLKRAGALWL; encoded by the coding sequence ATGGAAAGAGTGACCAAGATGGTGGCGGAGAGGCCGGTGGTGATCTTCAGCAAGAGCAGTTGCTGCATGTGCTACACCGTTAAGACCCTTCTCTCCGAATTCGGTGTCAATCCGGCCATCCATGAGCTTGACGAGATCCCACGTGGACGTGAAATAGAGCAAGCCCTCACCCGCTTAGGATGCAACCCTTCCTTTCCCGCAGTCTTTATCGGTGGAGAGCTTGTCGGCGGCGCCTCTGAAATCATGAGTCTCCACCTTAAACGCGCCTTAATCCCCATGCTCAAACGTGCCGGTGCTCTATGGCTCTAG
- the LOC124915100 gene encoding probable serine/threonine-protein kinase PBL7 isoform X2 yields the protein MGGCFPCFGSLSSSAAAVADKQGNGVKAVGKTATDSLKESSTPHSRPVSRTTSEKSRSRNSSDSKKDPKKEVVVIPKEGASAHIAAQTFAFRELAAATKNFRPESLLGEGGFGRVYKGRLESTGQVVAVKQLDRNGLQGNREFLVEVLMLSLLHHENLVNLIGYCADGDQRLLVYEFMPLGSLEDHLHDLAPNKEALDWNTRMKIAAGAAKGLEYLHDKANPPVIYRDLKSSNILLDEGYHPKLSDFGLAKLGPVGDKTHVSTRVMGTYGYCAPEYAMTGQLTLKSDVYSFGVVFLEIITGRKAIDNTRPQGEHNLVAWARPLFRDRRKFPKMADPLLQGRYPMRGLYQALAVAAMCLQEQAATRPLIGDVVTALTYLASQTFDPNAVSSHQSNNNNRVGPSTPRHRERHMSDGVDGSPSNNYKNSPDFRKRESFGASELRRIDTGGSGSGRKWSNADEMEDLQDSSRMRDSPASAGRARNQNQQQQRDLDRERAVAEAKVWGENWREKKRGNSIMGSFDSTNG from the exons ATGGGTGGGTGTTTTCCGTGTTTTggatcattatcatcatcagcAGCAGCAGTAGCAGATAAACAAGGAAATGGCGTGAAGGCAGTTGGGAAGACGGCTACTGATTCATTGAAGGAAAGTTCAACTCCTCATTCTCGTCCTGTTAGTCGAACCACTTCAG AAAAATCTAGATCTCGTAATAGTTCTGATTCTAAGAAAGATCCCAAGAAGGAAGTAGTAGTAATTCCAAAAGAAGGAGCCTCTGCACATATTGCAGCTCAGACCTTCGCATTTCGAGAGCTTGCTGCTGCCACAAAGAACTTTAGGCCCGAGAGCCTTTTAGGAGAAGGTGGTTTTGGACGTGTTTATAAGGGTCGTTTGGAGAGTACTGGACAA GTTGTTGCTGTGAAACAGCTTGATAGAAATGGTCTTCAAGGAAACAGAGAGTTTCTCGTGGAGGTTCTCATGCTAAGCCTTTTGCATCACGAGAATCTAGTGAATTTGATAGGTTATTGTGCTGATGGAGACCAACGCCTCCTTGTTTACGAGTTTATGCCACTTGGATCATTGGAGGATCATTTACATG ATCTAGCACCAAATAAAGAAGCTTTAGACTGGAATACCCGAATGAAAATAGCAGCAGGAGCTGCGAAAGGATTGGAGTATTTACACGACAAGGCAAACCCACCAGTTATATATAGAGATTTGAAGTCATCCAATATCCTTCTGGACGAGGGATATCACCCGAAGTTGTCTGATTTCGGGCTTGCAAAACTTGGTCCAGTTGGTGATAAGACTCACGTCTCCACTAGAGTGATGGGAACTTACGGTTACTGTGCTCCTGAATACGCCATGACAGGACAACTCACACTTAAATCTGATGTCTATAGTTTTGGAGTCGTCTTTCTTGAAATTATTACAGGACGAAAGGCGATAGACAACACCCGACCCCAAGGAGAGCATAATCTCGTTGCTTGG GCGAGGCCACTTTTCAGAGACAGGAGGAAATTTCCAAAAATGGCGGATCCCCTATTGCAAGGGAGATACCCGATGAGAGGCCTTTATCAAGCACTTGCGGTTGCAGCCATGTGTCTGCAGGAACAGGCTGCGACCAGGCCTTTGATAGGAGATGTAGTAACTGCTTTGACATACTTAGCCTCTCAAACGTTTGATCCAAACGCGGTCTCGTCTCATCAGAGCAATAATAATAACAGGGTTGGTCCATCTACACCTAGACATAGGGAGAGGCATATGTCGGATGGAGTGGATGGATCTCCTTCCAATAATTACAAGAACTCTCCTGATTTTAGAAAACGAGAATCATTTGGTGCCTCGGAGTTAAGGAGGATAGATACTGGTGGGAGCGGGTCAGGAAGGAAATGGAGTAATGCAGATGAAATGGAGGACCTTCAGGATTCTTCGAGAATGAGAGACAGCCCTGCAAGTGCTGGGAGAGCGAGGAATCAAAATCAGCAGCAGCAGAGAGATCTCGATAGAGAAAGAGCAGTGGCGGAGGCCAAAGTGTGGGGGGAGAATTGGAGGGAGAAGAAACGAGGGAATAGTATAATGGGCAGCTTTGACAGCACAAATGGATGA
- the LOC124915100 gene encoding serine/threonine-protein kinase PBL27 isoform X1, with protein MGGCFPCFGSLSSSAAAVADKQGNGVKAVGKTATDSLKESSTPHSRPVSRTTSEKSRSRNSSDSKKDPKKEVVVIPKEGASAHIAAQTFAFRELAAATKNFRPESLLGEGGFGRVYKGRLESTGQVVAVKQLDRNGLQGNREFLVEVLMLSLLHHENLVNLIGYCADGDQRLLVYEFMPLGSLEDHLHVSDLAPNKEALDWNTRMKIAAGAAKGLEYLHDKANPPVIYRDLKSSNILLDEGYHPKLSDFGLAKLGPVGDKTHVSTRVMGTYGYCAPEYAMTGQLTLKSDVYSFGVVFLEIITGRKAIDNTRPQGEHNLVAWARPLFRDRRKFPKMADPLLQGRYPMRGLYQALAVAAMCLQEQAATRPLIGDVVTALTYLASQTFDPNAVSSHQSNNNNRVGPSTPRHRERHMSDGVDGSPSNNYKNSPDFRKRESFGASELRRIDTGGSGSGRKWSNADEMEDLQDSSRMRDSPASAGRARNQNQQQQRDLDRERAVAEAKVWGENWREKKRGNSIMGSFDSTNG; from the exons ATGGGTGGGTGTTTTCCGTGTTTTggatcattatcatcatcagcAGCAGCAGTAGCAGATAAACAAGGAAATGGCGTGAAGGCAGTTGGGAAGACGGCTACTGATTCATTGAAGGAAAGTTCAACTCCTCATTCTCGTCCTGTTAGTCGAACCACTTCAG AAAAATCTAGATCTCGTAATAGTTCTGATTCTAAGAAAGATCCCAAGAAGGAAGTAGTAGTAATTCCAAAAGAAGGAGCCTCTGCACATATTGCAGCTCAGACCTTCGCATTTCGAGAGCTTGCTGCTGCCACAAAGAACTTTAGGCCCGAGAGCCTTTTAGGAGAAGGTGGTTTTGGACGTGTTTATAAGGGTCGTTTGGAGAGTACTGGACAA GTTGTTGCTGTGAAACAGCTTGATAGAAATGGTCTTCAAGGAAACAGAGAGTTTCTCGTGGAGGTTCTCATGCTAAGCCTTTTGCATCACGAGAATCTAGTGAATTTGATAGGTTATTGTGCTGATGGAGACCAACGCCTCCTTGTTTACGAGTTTATGCCACTTGGATCATTGGAGGATCATTTACATG TTTCAGATCTAGCACCAAATAAAGAAGCTTTAGACTGGAATACCCGAATGAAAATAGCAGCAGGAGCTGCGAAAGGATTGGAGTATTTACACGACAAGGCAAACCCACCAGTTATATATAGAGATTTGAAGTCATCCAATATCCTTCTGGACGAGGGATATCACCCGAAGTTGTCTGATTTCGGGCTTGCAAAACTTGGTCCAGTTGGTGATAAGACTCACGTCTCCACTAGAGTGATGGGAACTTACGGTTACTGTGCTCCTGAATACGCCATGACAGGACAACTCACACTTAAATCTGATGTCTATAGTTTTGGAGTCGTCTTTCTTGAAATTATTACAGGACGAAAGGCGATAGACAACACCCGACCCCAAGGAGAGCATAATCTCGTTGCTTGG GCGAGGCCACTTTTCAGAGACAGGAGGAAATTTCCAAAAATGGCGGATCCCCTATTGCAAGGGAGATACCCGATGAGAGGCCTTTATCAAGCACTTGCGGTTGCAGCCATGTGTCTGCAGGAACAGGCTGCGACCAGGCCTTTGATAGGAGATGTAGTAACTGCTTTGACATACTTAGCCTCTCAAACGTTTGATCCAAACGCGGTCTCGTCTCATCAGAGCAATAATAATAACAGGGTTGGTCCATCTACACCTAGACATAGGGAGAGGCATATGTCGGATGGAGTGGATGGATCTCCTTCCAATAATTACAAGAACTCTCCTGATTTTAGAAAACGAGAATCATTTGGTGCCTCGGAGTTAAGGAGGATAGATACTGGTGGGAGCGGGTCAGGAAGGAAATGGAGTAATGCAGATGAAATGGAGGACCTTCAGGATTCTTCGAGAATGAGAGACAGCCCTGCAAGTGCTGGGAGAGCGAGGAATCAAAATCAGCAGCAGCAGAGAGATCTCGATAGAGAAAGAGCAGTGGCGGAGGCCAAAGTGTGGGGGGAGAATTGGAGGGAGAAGAAACGAGGGAATAGTATAATGGGCAGCTTTGACAGCACAAATGGATGA
- the LOC124915099 gene encoding ISWI chromatin-remodeling complex ATPase CHR11-like encodes MGKPSNSQVSSEEDLSSGSNSEEEQINESVDDEEQQEQTNESSDEEENDEQQDQINESADEDEEIEAVDRPADSDETGDKSLSTDDDPGHQQEEEETEEEDNGLANAEVGKREKARLKEMENLKKQKIQEILDAQNSSIDADMNNKGNGRLKYLLQQTEIFAHFAKSGQAASQKKSRGRGRHASKRTEEEEDEECLKDEEDGLSGTNSTRLVSQPSCIQGKMRDYQLAGLNWLIRLYENGINGILADEMGLGKTLQTISLLGYLHEFRGITGPHMVVSPKSTLGNWMKEIKRFCPVLRAIKFLGNPDERKHIRENLLVAGKFDVCVTSFEMAIKEKATLRQFSWRYIIIDEAHRIKNENSLLSKTMRLYKTNYRLLITGTPLQNNLHELWSLLNFLLPEIFSSSETFDEWFQISADNDQQEVVQQLHKVLRPFLIRRLKSDVEKGLPPKKETILKVGMSQIQKQFYKGLLQKDLEVVNAGGERKRLLNIAMQLRKCCNHPYLFQGAEPGPPYTTGEHIITSAGKMVLLDKLLPKLKERDSRVLIFSQMTRLLDILEDYLLYRGHQYCRIDGNTGGDDRDASIEVFNKPGSEKFVFLLSTRAGGLGINLATADVVILYDSDWNPQVDLQAQDRAHRIGQKKEVQVFRFCTEYTIEEKVIERAYKKLALDALVIQQGRLAEQKTVNKDELLQMVRFGAEMVFSAKDSTITDEDIDRIIAKGEEATAELDAKMKKFTEDAIKFKMNDTAELYDFDDEKDENKLDLKKIVSENWIEPPKRERKRNYSEAEYFKQTLRPSGPPKIKEARIPRMPQLHDFQFFNLQRLRELFEKEVRYLMQIYQRDQSKDSIEMDDESEALGAPLTAEEQDEKESLLEEGFSTWSKRDFNSFIRGCEKYGRNDIKSIASEIDGKSEEEVKRYAQAFKERYTELNDYDRITKNIERGEARISRKDEIVKAIKKKMDRYKNPWLELKIQYGQNKGKLYNEECDRFMICMVRKLGYGNWEELKTALRKAPLFHFDWFIKSRSTQELARRCDTLIRLVEKENQEIDDRDRQSRRDKKSSTSSKRPSAADSPPTKKKRKQVSN; translated from the exons ATGGGGAAGCCGTCGAATTCGCAGGTTTCATCCGAAGAGGATCTTTCAAGCGGATCTAATTCAGAGGAAGAGCAGATTAACGAATCGGTTGACGATGAGGAGCAACAGGAGCAGACTAACGAGTCGTCTGACGAAGAGGAGAATGATGAGCAACAGGATCAGATTAACGAGTCGGCTGATGAGGATGAGGAGATTGAGGCCGTTGATAGACCGGCTGATTCGGATGAAACTGGAGATAAGTCGCTGTCGACGGATGATGATCCCGGACATCaacaagaggaagaagaaaccGAAGAG GAGGATAATGGTTTGGCTAATGCAGAAGTTGGGAAGCGTGAGAAGGCAAGACtaaaagaaatggagaatctaAAGAAACAGAAGATTCAAGAAATACTGGATGCTCAAAATTCGTCCATTGATGCTGACATG AACAATAAAGGAAATGGTCGCCTGAAATATCTTCTCCAACAGACAGAAATATTTGCTCATTTTGCTAAAAGTGGTCAAGCTGCTTCCCAGAAAAAGTCTAGAGGAAG GGGCCGGCATGCATCAAagaggactgaagaagaagaggatgaagagTGCTTAAAGGACGAAGAAGACGGTCTGTCTGGAACAAACAGTACTAGACTGGTCTCTCAACCATCTT GCATTCAAGGAAAGATGAGGGACTACCAACTGGCAGGTCTTAATTGGCTGATTCGACTATATGAAAATGGCATAAATGGAATACTTGCAGATGAAATG GGTTTAGGAAAGACATTACAAACAATCTCCTTGTTGGGCTACCTACATGAGTTCAGAGGGATAACTGGCCCTCATATGGTAGTTTCTCCCAAATCTACACTTGGCAATTGGATGAAAGAAATAAAACGTTTTTGCCCAGTTCTCCGAGCTATCAAGTTTCTAGGAAATCCTGATGAAAGA AAACATATAAGAGAGAATCTTTTAGTTGCGGGGAAGTTTGATGTATGTGTCACTAGCTTTGAAATGGCAATTAAGGAGAAAGCTACCTTGAGGCAGTTTAGCTGGCGCTACATTATCATTGATGAAGCACACAGAATCAAGAATGAGAATTCACTTCTCTCTAAAACAATGAGGCTTTACAAGACTAACTACCGTCTTCTTATCACTGGTACACCTCTCCAG AACAATCTTCATGAACTCTGGTCTCTTCTGAACTTCCTTCTGCCAGAGATATTTAGTTCATCGGAGACGTTTGACGAGTGGTTCCAGATATCTGCTGATAACGATCAGCAAGAGGTTGTTCAGCAACTTCACAAG GTTCTCCGGCCATTCCTTATAAGGAGATTGAAATCAGATGTTGAGAAGGGTTTGCCTCCTAAGAAAGAAACAATACTCAAGGTTGGTATGTCCCAGATTCAGAAACAGTTTTACAAAGGTCTGTTGCAGAAAGATCTGGAGGTAGTAAATGCTGGTGGGGAGCGCAAGCGTCTTTTGAATATTGCAATGCAACTGCGTAAATGCTGCAACCACCCTTATCTCTTTCAAGGTGCTGAACCTGGCCCTCCTTATACTACGGGAGAGCATATTATTACTAGTGCTG GAAAAATGGTTCTTCTGGACAAACTGCTTCCCAAACTAAAAGAACGTGATTCCAGAGTCCTAATATTTTCACAG ATGACAAGGTTGCTGGATATTCTGGAAGATTATTTACTCTATCGTGGACACCAATATTGTCGCATAGATGGAAACACTGGAGGAGATGATCGTGATGCTTCGATTGAAGTATTTAATAAACCAGGAAGTGAGAAATTTGTTTTCTTGCTTTCAACTAGAGCTGGAGGGCTTGGAATCAATCTTGCTACTGCTGATGTTGTCATCCTTTATGATAGTGACTG GAACCCGCAAGTGGATTTACAGGCGCAGGACCGTGCTCACAGGATTGGGCAGAAGAAAGAAGTTCAAGTCTTCCGTTTCTGTACTGAG TACACCATTGAGGAAAAGGTTATTGAAAGGGCATATAAAAAGCTTGCTCTTGATGCCCTGGTGATCCAACAAGGACGACTGGCAGAACAAAAAA CTGTTAATAAAGATGAGCTACTTCAAATGGTTCGATTTGGTGCTGAAATGGTTTTTAGTGCCAAGGATAGCACAATTACTGATGAAGATATAGATAGAATTATTGCTAAAGGAGAAGAGGCAACAGCTGAACTTGATGCCAAGATGAAAAAGTTCACTGAAGATgccattaaatttaaaatgaatgaCA CTGCTGAGTTgtatgattttgatgatgaaaag GATGAAAACAAGTTGGACCTGAAGAAAATTGTGAGTGAGAACTGGATTGAACCTCCAAAAAGGGAGAGAAAGCGCAA TTATTCAGAGGCAGAGTACTTTAAACAAACTTTGCGCCCAAGTGGCCCTCCCAAAATAAAAGAGGCTCGAATTCCAAGGATGCCTCAATT ACACGATTTCCAGTTTTTCAATCTACAAAGGCTACGTGAGCTGTTTGAGAAAGAAGTTCGGTACCTCATG CAAATATATCAAAGGGATCAATCAAAGGACAGTATTGAAATGGATGATGAGTCGGAAG CTTTAGGAGCCCCCCTGACTGCTGAAGAACAGGATGAGAAGGAGAGCCTACTAGAAGAG GGATTTTCTACATGGAGCAAAAGGGACTTCAACTCTTTCATTAGAGGTTGCGAGAAGTATGGACGAAATGATATAAAAAGCATAGCTTCTGAAATTGATGGAAAATCAGAAGAGGAAGTTAAAAGATATGCTCAAGCATTTAAAGAACGGTACACAGAGTTGAATG ATTATGATAGGATAACGAAGAACATAGAAAGAGGGGAGGCTAGAATTTCTCGTAAAGATGAAATAGTTAAAGCAATTAAGAAGAAGATGGATCGCTATAAGAACCCTTGGCTGGAATTGAAGATTCAGTATGGTCAGAATAAAGGGAAGCTTTATAACGAAGAATGTGACCGTTTCATG ATTTGCATGGTTCGAAAGCTAGGGTATGGAAACTGGGAAGAGCTAAAGACAGCACTAAGGAAAGCCCCATTGTTTCATTTCGATTGGTTCATAAAGTCTCGCTCCACACAAGAGCTTGCAAGGAGATGCGATACCCTTATTCGATTAGTGGAGAAGGAAAACCAAGAAATTGATGATCGAGATAGACAATCACGCAGAGATAAAAAG AGCTCGACGTCTTCAAAACGACCATCAGCTGCTGATAGCCCGCCAacaaagaagaagaggaagcaaGTGTCCAACTGA